A stretch of Pseudomonadota bacterium DNA encodes these proteins:
- the bamE gene encoding outer membrane protein assembly factor BamE, which yields MELILSAKPVSLKGLSEVDLKGVKAGKAYNGMTKKGVMAALGYPAAHETPSLDDNQWKYWRNRFRTVVVEFNTNGIVSNVRY from the coding sequence ATGGAACTGATTTTGTCGGCAAAACCGGTTTCTCTGAAAGGTCTTTCGGAGGTTGACCTGAAGGGGGTCAAGGCCGGTAAGGCTTACAACGGGATGACCAAAAAAGGGGTAATGGCGGCTTTGGGTTATCCCGCCGCCCATGAGACCCCATCGCTTGATGATAACCAGTGGAAGTATTGGCGTAACCGCTTTCGCACCGTGGTGGTCGAGTTTAACACTAATGGGATCGTGAGCAATGTAAGATATTGA